One Trichoderma atroviride chromosome 7, complete sequence DNA segment encodes these proteins:
- a CDS encoding NRPS (EggNog:ENOG41~TransMembrane:2 (o770-788i800-817o)~antiSMASH:Cluster_7.6~SMCOG1127:condensation domain-containing protein), whose translation MSGTQRLYFTGDLVKYIPDGLIEYVARKDLQVKLRGQRIELGEIEYHLKRSLPIIDHVAVDVLHHKSGATLTAFISFTDGNTGDDILLPLDDSVRSSLVSVGAHLKARLPPYMMPKLILPLKRMPFVASLKVDRKLLLNTAASLSTEQIAGYSPRRQERAEPATEMERKLCELSEIVLKTGAGEIGRHDRFLEIGGDSITAIQLVNLAQKAGISLTVADIFADSEISVLSALASGQELSKVTDLERFALLSPDKLDALLTEVSLLCGLTDSKFVEDAYPCTQLQQGIMALSIKQLGSYVAKNTYRIPGHVDIGRFKAAWEKTLGICTNLRTRIVLVNNTAVQVILQDCHEWDATDGIDFPKYCQTMNEIKMGYGSSLVRYALVQHGGSHYFCLTMHHSIFDGWSMGCIMGILDAIYRGNEPPPLAQYARFVKYTIDLQHDTTSAYWLEQLHDAKRASFPTSISEATAVSGVTRYVSKEVDFSNLSRTSVTKASVIRAAWAIILGRYSDTDDVCFGASVSGRNAALIGADSIPGVMLATVPVRVQLNKSQAVSEYLRNIQAQSTKMVAHEQFGLQRISSLSENAKEACNFSSLLVIQPAGFFTEGSKSTDAILVDESSNEAIEDRIQNFIDYPLVVQALLFDNEVEIVLMYNTASVSRSQAVALSEQFNHVIQQLLSQGQQLLSEVSVAGPWDLQQAIGWNSADISPFDDCLHSLVSNQAKRRPNHEAIYSTGGSMTYAKLDLLSSQLAVVLREKGVGPDVFVPICLEKSVWAIIAMLGILKAGGAFVPLDPSHPVARRQALVNAIGAQILIVSPSLAKECMNMTKNTIELSSKMNLSKIKDTAITNMATGRNAAYLIFTSGSTGRPKGVVIEHQGICTSLIGEHRAFNTNEDSRWFQFANYVFDACITEIFAALTAGGTVCVPTETERMHHTAKFMTDAQVNIALLTSTVVKTIAPDSVPSLKTLILGGEAASKDILQTWHGRLDLRNAYGPAEACISSSAHVYTSLTDPVTTIGRGFAHHCWVVDSENDQKLVPVGCVGELLVQGPALARGYFADDEKTKHSFLEDVKWLPTEHTKFRRFYKTGDLVRYIEDGTLEYLGRKDTQIKIRGQRVEVGEIEYQVKKLEKKIEHVAVDIVNKESLAAFVCFRNETNGDAVKENIEFQVKDKDMEDLVSQLWANMSHVLPQHMLPSYIIPVAQMPHNSAGKLDRKLLLQAVAQLPTGELVQYLSGQRTVFRDCTNDMEFFIRSQWACVLSLPAESISVDDNFYQLGGDSIRIVTLAKSILREYGVSLGLSILNSKHTTISSMAKFVESGGDVASNQESVTNLVERIESFTKDISASQVKNLINRPIVKLSDESTVFLTGATGFLGTELLRQLLRNSYIKSVIVLVRCNSPQHGLERIRATAQTAKWWRKNDAKKIEVWAGDLGKSRLGLNVSQWERLSGTSETHSNIDAIVHNGAVVNWNADYDKLKAANVDSTVELLNITAASSAYPRFVFVSGGLKTEDDQPAVASQLEQLNGYVQTKFVRESIIQNALKNLPVKQNRLSIVKPGRIIGSQSSGVANVDDLIWRVVSGAAAIHAYPAEPAENWMYIADVSSVASTVLNQVLEEDPIHPFIHVTGGMPTTVFWELVNEALSVKCKPVPWEEWKETALAAMNEIGDRHPLWPVQHFLGALGAPRSAKELATESSEHRQWHAAVKKNVQYLTSIGFIASSVRELGNVKDGAIKRVH comes from the coding sequence ATGAGCGGGACCCAAAGACTTTATTTCACGGGAGACTTGGTCAAGTATATTCCTGATGGGCTCATAGAATACGTCGCAAGAAAAGATTTGCAGGTTAAGCTTCGTGGTCAACGAATTGAGCTTGGTGAAATTGAGTATCACTTGAAGCGATCGCTTCCGATTATCGATcatgttgctgttgatgttcTTCATCACAAGTCGGGTGCTACTCTGACTGCTTTTATTAGCTTTACGGACGGAAACACTGGAGACGATATCCTCTTGCCACTTGATGATTCTGTACGCTCATCATTAGTGTCAGTTGGGGCTCATTTGAAGGCTCGCCTCCCGCCTTATATGATGCCCAAGCTAATCTTGCCTCTCAAACGTATGCCATTTGTCGCTTCATTGAAAGTCGATCGCAAGTTACTCTTGAATACCGCAGCTAGCTTATCAACCGAGCAAATCGCCGGTTATTCTCCCAGAAGACAAGAAAGGGCAGAGCCAGCAACTGAAATGGAGCGCAAGTTGTGTGAGCTGTCAGAGATTGTCCTGAAGACTGGCGCTGGAGAGATTGGTCGGCATGATAGATTCCTAGAGATTGGTGGCGACTCCATCACTGCGATCCAACTGGTGAATCTAGCTCAGAAAGCTGGTATTAGCCTGACAGTAGCAGACATATTTGCGGATTCTGAGATATCGGTGCTATCAGCATTAGCCAGTGGCCAAGAGCTAAGCAAGGTCACTGATCTTGAGCGATTTGCCCTCTTATCGCCTGACAAGCTTGATGCATTATTAACAGAAGTGTCTCTTCTGTGTGGCTTAACAGACAGCAAGTTCGTTGAGGACGCTTATCCATGTACCCAGCTTCAGCAAGGCATCAtggccttgtccatcaaACAGCTAGGATCTTATGTGGCGAAGAACACTTATAGAATTCCAGGTCATGTCGATATAGGCCGATTTAAGGCAGCCTGGGAGAAGACCTTGGGAATTTGCACCAACCTACGGACGAGAATTGTACTTGTCAATAATACGGCTGTCCAAGTAATTCTACAAGATTGTCATGAGTGGGATGCTACAGATGGCATTGACTTTCCCAAGTATTGTCAAACGATGAATGAGATAAAGATGGGATACGGATCCAGCCTTGTCCGATACGCCCTGGTTCAGCACGGCGGAAGTCATTATTTCTGCCTCACCATGCATCACAGCATTTTTGATGGCTGGTCAATGGGCTGCATCATGGGCATATTGGATGCTATTTACCGAGGAAATGAGCCTCCGCCTCTAGCCCAATATGCCCGTTTTGTGAAGTATACTATAGACCTCCAACATGATACTACCAGCGCATACTGGCTAGAACAACTCCATGACGCCAAACGCGCTTCATTCCCAACCAGTATCAGCGAGGCCACTGCTGTCAGTGGAGTTACGCGCTATGTTAGCAAGGAGGTAGACTTCTCTAACCTTTCTAGAACTTCGGTCACCAAAGCGTCTGTTATTAGAGCCGCGTGGGCTATTATACTTGGTCGCTATTCCGATACCGATGATGTATGCTTTGGGGCCAGTGTTTCTGGCCGCAATGCAGCTCTCATTGGCGCTGATTCTATCCCCGGAGTAATGCTAGCGACAGTGCCGGTTCGTGTTCAGCTTAATAAGAGTCAGGCAGTTTCAGAATATCTGCGCAACATTCAAGCACAGAGCACCAAGATGGTTGCACATGAGCAATTCGGCCTCCAGAGAATTTCTTCGCTAAGTGAGAATGCCAAAGAGGCTTGCAACTTCTCTAGTCTGCTTGTTATCCAACCCGCTGGATTCTTCACGGAGGGAAGTAAAAGCACGGATGCGATTTTAGTTGATGAGAGCTCCAATGAAGCAATCGAGGATAGAATCCAGAATTTCATCGACTATCCTCTCGTTGTCCAGGCTTTACTATTCGACAACGAGGTTGAGATTGTACTCATGTACAACACAGCTAGCGTGTCTAGATCTCAAGCAGTGGCGCTCTCTGAGCAGTTCAACCATGTTATTCAACAGTTACTTTCACAGGGACAACAGCTTCTGAGCGAAGTCTCTGTTGCAGGGCCATGGGATCTACAGCAGGCCATCGGGTGGAACTCTGCCGATATTAGCCCATTTGACGACTGCCTTCATAGCCTTGTCTCAAACCAAGCGAAGCGCCGACCAAACCATGAGGCGATTTACTCTACTGGTGGCTCTATGACCTACGCGAAGCTCGATCTCCTTTCTTCGCAGCTGGCCGTTGTCTTGAGAGAAAAGGGCGTTGGGCCAGATGTATTTGTGCCTATATGTCTTGAAAAATCGGTTTGGGCCATTATTGCTATGCTCGGTATACTCAAGGCTGGCGGTGCCTTTGTTCCACTGGACCCAAGTCATCCTGTCGCTCGTCGCCAAGCATTGGTCAACGCCATTGGAGCTCAAATTCTAATAGtatctccatctcttgccAAGGAGTGTATGAACATGACCAAAAACACCATTGAGCTGTCTTCAAAGATGAATTTATCCAAGATCAAAGACACGGCAATCACGAATATGGCCACAGGGAGAAATGCGgcttatttaatttttacATCAGGCTCGACAGGGAGGCCCAAAGGAGTTGTCATCGAACACCAGGGTATATGCACATCCCTAATTGGCGAGCATAGGGCATTCAATACCAACGAGGACTCTCGTTGGTTCCAATTCGCAAATTACGTCTTCGATGCTTGCATTACAGAAATATTCGCTGCCCTGACTGCTGGTGGTACCGTCTGTGTGCCCACTGAGACAGAACGGATGCACCATACCGCAAAGTTCATGACGGATGCCCAGGTCAATATCGCTCTGTTGACGTCAACAGTCGTAAAGACAATAGCGCCTGACTCAGTCCCTTCACTCAAGACACTTATTCTTGGTGGCGAGGCTGCTTCAAAGGACATCTTACAGACATGGCACGGTCGTTTGGACTTGCGCAATGCATATGGCCCTGCCGAGGCTTGTATTTCGTCGTCTGCGCATGTTTATACATCTTTGACAGATCCTGTCACTACTATAGGTCGTGGATTTGCCCACCATTGCTGGGTTGTGGACTCTGAAAACGACCAAAAGCTTGTGCCGGTCGGCTGCGTGGGCGAGCTTTTGGTTCAAGGCCCTGCTTTGGCACGAGGATACTTTGCCGATGACGAAAAAACAAAGCATTCCTTCTTGGAAGATGTGAAATGGTTGCCTACGGAGCATACAAAGTTCCGCAGATTCTACAAAACAGGGGATTTGGTCAGGTACATTGAGGACGGAACGCTGGAATACCTCGGGAGGAAGGATACACAAATTAAGATTCGCGGCCAGCGTGTAGAGGTTGGCGAGATTGAATACCAGGTCAAAaaattggagaagaagattgaacaTGTCGCGGTTGACATTGTGAACAAAGAGTCATTGGCGGCATTTGTTTGCTTCCGGAATGAAACAAATGGCGACGCGGTGAAGGAGAATATCGAATTCCAGGTCAAGGATAAGGATATGGAGGACTTGGTCTCTCAGCTTTGGGCAAATATGAGCCATGTTTTGCCCCAACACATGTTGCCATCATATATCATACCGGTTGCGCAAATGCCTCACAACAGTGCCGGCAAACTCGATCGCAAACTGCTCTTGCAAGCGGTTGCCCAACTTCCTACGGGTGAACTCGTGCAGTACTTATCTGGCCAACGAACAGTCTTCCGTGATTGTACCAATGATATGGAATTCTTCATTCGCTCCCAATGGGCGTGCGTGTTAAGTCTGCCCGCAGAATCTATTAGTGTAGACGACAACTTTTACCAGTTGGGTGGCGATTCCATTCGCATCGTCACTCTTGCCAAGTCTATCCTAAGAGAGTACGGTGTGAGTTTGGGTCTCTCTATTCTGAACAGCAAGCATACAACAATCAGCAGCATGGCCAAGTTCGTTGAAAGCGGTGGAGACGTTGCTTCTAATCAAGAATCAGTGACGAATCTGGTGGAGAGGATAGAGTCATTTACCAAGGACATCTCTGCTTCTCAAGTGAAGAACCTCATCAATCGGCCAATTGTAAAGCTATCCGATGAATCAACAGTCTTCCTTACGGGAGCTACGGGCTTCTTGGGAACAGAACTCCTCCGGCAGCTACTGCGCAACAGCTACATCAAATCAGTTATTGTACTTGTTCGATGCAACTCACCGCAGCATGGACTAGAACGAATCAGGGCAACAGCCCAGACAGCCAAATGGTGGCGCAAAAACGACgcaaagaagattgaagttTGGGCTGGTGACTTGGGAAAATCACGATTGGGACTCAACGTCTCCCAATGGGAGCGGCTATCGGGAACATCTGAGACGCACAGCAACATCGACGCCATTGTGCATAACGGAGCCGTGGTCAATTGGAATGCGGATTATGACAAGTTGAAAGCGGCTAATGTCGACTCAACTGTTGAACTTCTCAACATCACGGCCGCGTCTTCTGCCTATCCCAGATTCGTTTTTGTGTCCGGTGGCCTGAAAACAGAAGACGATCAACCTGCCGTTGCTTCACAGCTTGAACAGCTAAACGGATATGTACAGACCAAATTTGTTCGCGAAAGTATCATCCAGAATGCTTTGAAGAATCTCCCTGTCAAGCAAAATCGACTTTCGATTGTCAAACCCGGCCGCATTATTGGCTCGCAGAGTAGCGGAGTTGCCAACGTGGATGATTTGATTTGGCGCGTAGTTtcaggagctgctgccatccACGCGTATCCAGCTGAACCTGCAGAAAACTGGATGTACATTGCGGATGTCAGCAGCGTTGCATCAACTGTGCTGAACCAAGTATTGGAAGAGGACCCCATTCACCCATTTATCCATGTGACTGGTGGTATGCCCACAACGGTGTTCTGGGAACTGGTCAACGAAGCACTGAGTGTCAAGTGCAAGCCTGTGCCTTGGGAAGAGTGGAAAGAGACTGCACTGGCCGCTATGAACGAAATAGGAGACAGACACCCTCTTTGGCCGGTTCAGCACTTTTTGGGGGCTCTCGGTGCGCCAAGATCGGCAAAAGAGTTGGCCACTGAGTCCTCGGAGCATAGGCAGTGGCACGCGGCGGTTAAGAAGAATGTGCAGTACCTGACAAGCATTGGATTTATTGCCTCGTCTGTGAGAGAGCTAGGAAACGTGAAGGATGGTGCTATCAAGCGAGTACATTAA
- a CDS encoding putative secondary metabolism biosynthetic enzyme (EggNog:ENOG41~antiSMASH:Cluster_7.6): MKDSFLSLGGDSIITIELVALAEKYGIGLTAATIVRNPVLMKMATVAALDEINHAAYDVEPLSLLPQAEVDIILEEINAKCELANDDIIRDAFPCTALQAGIMALAEKQPGSYMTRQIYELPSHVDIPRFKSAWEKTVERCDNLRTRLLPVNGQTIQAVIEGTATWEDTADETMDSFASKAKNITMTYGSRLCRYALVRNADGKSYFVWIIHHAIFDGLSARLTLDILHQLY; encoded by the coding sequence ATGAAAGACAGCTTTCTGAGCCTTGGAGGAGACTCGATTATTACCATTGAGCTTGTTGCATTAGCTGAGAAGTATGGAATTGGCCTTACAGCTGCTACCATAGTTCGCAATCCTGTCCTTATGAAGATGGCTACCGTGGCTGCCTTGGATGAGATCAACCACGCGGCATACGACGTTGAACCTTTGAGCCTGTTGCCACAGGCAGAAGTTGATATAATTCTGGAGGAAATCAATGCCAAATGTGAATTGGCTAATGACGATATTATTCGGGATGCATTCCCCTGCACGGCGCTCCAGGCTGGTATCATGGCTCTGGCAGAGAAGCAGCCCGGATCGTACATGACGAGGCAGATATATGAGCTGCCAAGCCATGTTGATATTCCGCGATTTAAATCGGCATGGGAAAAGACGGTAGAACGCTGCGATAACCTGCGCACCAGACTTCTACCGGTGAATGGCCAGACGATCCAGGCAGTGATCGAGGGTACTGCCACATGGGAGGACACAGCTGACGAGACAATGGATTCCTTTgcatccaaggccaagaacaTTACAATGACATATGGGTCACGCCTGTGTCGATACGCATTGGTCCGTAATGCAGATGGGAAGTCCTATTTTGTGTGGATCATCCACCACGCGATTTTTGATGGATTGAGTGCCCGCCTCACTCTTGATATACTGCATCAGCTATACTAG
- a CDS encoding uncharacterized protein (EggNog:ENOG41~antiSMASH:Cluster_7.6) produces MERELLKDEALKQAKILNLASLHDEPQWVVAISLAKPADGLEQADVSAVIKRARKALRKMKDYNSSGSFPIPKRWTVLNELPITSTGQVDEKALYRLLNTWNSTESDLSPKEKRARIAAEARACRHSP; encoded by the coding sequence atggagagagaacTTCTGAAAGATGAAGCTCTCAAGCAGGCAAAGATTTTGAATCTGGCCTCGCTACACGACGAGCCCCAATGGGTCGTGGCTATTTCTCTGGCTAAGCCAGCGGACGGCCTCGAGCAGGCGGATGTCTCTGCCGTAATCAAGAGAGCGCGTAAAGCGCTTCGAAAGATGAAGGATTATAACTCGAGTGGAAGCTTCCCTATTCCCAAAAGATGGACTGTTCTCAACGAGCTTCCCATCACCTCTACGGGCCAAGTCGATGAAAAAGCTCTCTATCGCCTCTTGAACACGTGGAATTCGACGGAGTCTGACCTCTCgccaaaagagaagagagctcGCATAGCCGCTGAAGCTCGCGCATGCCGACACTCACCATAA
- a CDS encoding uncharacterized protein (TransMembrane:4 (i16-37o57-75i95-113o180-199i)~antiSMASH:Cluster_7.6): MAPPPPNSNSTLQERFLALAQTLQFAWFVGHLTLILTTSRYALSWLFMNYYSGMAQFSYRTSFAAAALTYGIVVYKTQRARAKTGTRAPNGVVGLLADENVQYLALALVWLFMPQYPLALLPYSVYSIFHVATYTRANIIPVFQPPPPAAEGAARPKVSSPLADRIGNFVKEYYDFSMTVVAYLEISLWVRVFLSAILFQRRSWILLGLYTTFLRARYAQSSHVQTSFAHVAARADHFVGAQGTPPQLKQAWDIVRKIAVQFHDVTELNKYIGGGPAKKTS, encoded by the exons ATggctcctccgccgccaaacTCGAATAGCACGCTCCAGGAGCGCTTTCTGGCCCTGGCCCAGACTCTACAAT TTGCCTGGTTTGTCGG GCACCTTACTCTTATCCTCACCACCTCTCGATATGCGCTGTCATGGCTGTTCATGAACTACTACAGTGGCATGGCTCAGTTCTCCTACCGAACGTcgtttgccgctgccgctcttACGTATGGGATTGTCGTCTACAAGACTCAGCGGGCCCGCGCAAAGACCGGAACCAGGGCACCCAACGGTGTTGTTGGGCTGCTTGCCGATGAGAACGTTCAATACCTAG CTCTGGCCCTTGTCTGGCTCTTCATGCCCCAGTATCCCCTCGCTTTACTCCCTTACTCGGTCTACTCCATCTTCCACGTTGCCACCTACACGCGCGCCAACATCATTCCCGTCTTCCAGCCCCCGCCACCTGCTGCCGAAGGCGCTGCCCGACCCAAGGTCAGCAGCCCCTTGGCCGACAGGATCGGAAACTTTGTCAAGGAATACTACGACTTTTCTATGACCGTTGTCGCCTACCTTGAGATCAGCTTGTGGGTTCGGGTTTTTCTTTCAGCCATCCTTTTCCAGCGTAGGTCGTGGATCTTGCTTGGCCTGTATACCACATTCCTCCGAGCTCGCTATGCCCAGAGCAGCCACGTCCAGACTTCTTTTGCTCACGTCGCCGCACGAGCCGACCACTTTGTTGGCGCCCAGGGAACCCCACCCCAGCTCAAGCAAGCCTGGGATATTGTCAGGAAGATTGCCGTCCAGTTCCACGACGTGACCGAGCTGAACAAGTACATTGGTGGTGGCCCTGCCAAGAAGACGTCATAA
- a CDS encoding uncharacterized protein (antiSMASH:Cluster_7.6~BUSCO:EOG092D1TC1), with the protein MASFLRQLVAGPRTWHPEAGLDLCYVTDFIIATSGPSQTYPQLAYRTPLDQLVAFLDSKHGDNWAIWEFRAEGTGYPDEAVYNRIWHYPWPDHHPPPFRLVPMIMASMRNWLHGGDAPGGTSAGKDKGKSAQPLSSNPPIGNVAKDSTTEPIKTERNKNRVVVVHCKAGKGRSGTASCSYLISEEGWKAEDALTQFTQRRMRPQFGAGVSIPSQLRWVNYVDRWTKGGKKYTDRPIEIVEIHVWGLRNGVKMEVECFVDEGKNIETVHTFSKEERMVVEAGAPEGGGLTEIMWDLAGYSSPKDKDKESESSSNGESKKKGSLDSPSSLRSADPSMEQLLRRKSAKLIEKVSPPGSHSKIDKFRAKINSNDKAPSPTMSSPSEVRTEAPDEAEPGGKAVIMKPMTPIRIAHSDVNISVERRNRTSKSMGLTMVTAVAHVWFNVFFEGDGPEKEGKADRNGVFEIEWEAMDGIRGSSRKGTRAFDRMSVVWRVADSGEAKAEEEVIEPKEGEPVPQTKAADWKGADIAKPPDAEKDLGLRMQSPLSVNVSRASSIRSAEGTVDEQGQGQGSKRDESMEGLKRSGPSGEDLDEESKKA; encoded by the exons ATGGCTTCATTTCTGCGACAGCTCGTTGCGGGCCCGCGGACGTGGCACCCAGAGGCGGGCTTGGACCTTTGCTACGTGACGGACTTTATCATTGCAAC ATCTGGCCCTTCGCAGACATACCCTCAACTCGCCTACCGAACCCCTCTCGACCAGCTCGTTGCTTTTCTCGACTCAAAACACGGCGACAATTGGGCCATCTGGGAATTCCGTGCTGAGGGCACAGGATACCCTGACGAAGCTGTCTACAATCGGATATGGCACTATCCATGGCCCGACCATCACCCCCCGCCATTCAGATTGGTGCCGATGATCATGGCGAGCATGAGGAACTGGCTTCATGGGGGAGATGCGCCGGGCGGGACGTCTGCGGGGAAGGACAAAGGCAAGAGTGCGCAACCATTATCGTCCAACCCACCAATTGGAAACGTCGCAAAGGATTCCACCACAGAGCCAATCAAGACCGAGAGAAATAAGAACAGAGTTGTGGTGGTTCACTGCAAGGCGGGCAAAGGGCGTAGTGGTACTGCCAGCTGCAGCTATCTCATTTCAGAGGAGGGCTGGAAGGCTGAGGATGCGCTCACGCAATTCACGCAGCGTCGCATGAGGCCTCAGTTTGGAGCCGGCGTCTCAATTCCTTCGCAGCTACGATGGGTCAATTACGTTGATCGCTGGACAAAGGGTGGGAAGAAATATACCGATCGCCCAATCGAGATTGTTGAGATTCACGTATGGGGACTTCGAAACGGTGTCAAAATGGAGGTGGAATGCTTCGTCGATGAAGGCAAGAATATTGAGACGGTGCACACGTTctcaaaggaagagaggatgGTGGTTGAAGCAGGTGCGCCTGAAGGCGGCGGCCTGACGGAGATAATGTGGGATTTGGCGGGGTACTCGAGCccaaaggacaaggacaaagaGTCAGAAAGCTCATCAAATGGAGagtccaagaagaagggctctCTTGActctccatcctcgctgCGATCGGCTGACCCGTCAATGGAGCAGCTTCTACGACGAAAGAGTGCTAAGCTGATTGAAAAAGTATCGCCGCCGGGATCCCATTCGAAAATTGACAAATTTCGAGCCAAGATCAATTCCAATGACAAGGCTCCTTCTCCAACAatgtcttctccatcagaGGTCCGCACAGAGGCTCCCGACGAAGCAGAGCCTGGCGGCAAAGCCGTCATCATGAAGCCCATGACCCCGATCCGAATTGCCCACAGCGACGTCAACATCTCCGTTGAGCGGCGAAACAGGACGTCCAAATCCATGGGCCTGACAATGGTTACAGCCGTCGCTCATGTGTGGTTCAATGTGTTTTTCGAGGGGGATGGCCCAGAGAAGGAGGGCAAAGCAGACAGAAATGGCGTGTTTGAGATAGAATGGGAAGCCATGGACGGTATTCGAGGTTCTAGCAGGAAGGGAACGAGAGCGTTCGATCGCATGTCGGTTGTATGGCGAGTAGCAGATAGcggcgaggccaaggcagaagaagaggttatCGAGCCCAAGGAAGGCGAGCCGGTGCCGCAAACCAAGGCTGCGGATTGGAAAGGCGCAGATATTGCAAAGCCTCCGGATGCCGAAAAGGATCTCGGATTACGGATGCAGAGTCCTCTCAGCGTAAATGTgagcagggccagcagcatcaggagTGCGGAGGGGACGGTGGAtgagcaaggccaaggccaagggtcGAAACGTGACGAATCAATGGAAGGTCTAAAACGCAGTGGGCCGTCAGGCGAAGATTTGgatgaagaaagcaaaaaggctTAG
- a CDS encoding uncharacterized protein (EggNog:ENOG41~antiSMASH:Cluster_7.6): protein MTISKGPQCWECLRRDSPCDGKTPICGNCSSAGMVCPGFTNNRPLTWLRTGMVSRIPKKGKPAARPSATATATAAARDSRRRSIPSSSTAGTASPKPKASTPPRSRIRKTAANKSDRGSDAGTPSGASSSGCSSGDSPPDSTTTTTTVVNKAAPSRGGDKDEDGGSSQRSGDPRHQLVACRNRSGNSPADGAMQIHVTAIPPDLRPQDWDYIDAIKMYNNQLLPRLRARQIIQNPAWVVELNGEALQSLSVANRHCFLAIAVGYHIMYVTLKNDLSLEPATTGPAAHLWWKFYLHINTSISALNDDIQQSFPNILSIFSSMAQLMSADILLFNSKSWRVHADAYLLLIKLCGGLKKLMNSSTTPLLMQSFVIGVTVFNTTSPSNGLMVDACNFDVDDVMTIYDFGSSPLFYCPAPLFKEMFLINRLRQEAAKGDSQPSLCAILERIDAYPVQTMTDSVDARKAKDLQLVSLLFKSAVAVFGSMTLSCTSECSSRTSCAELEKTHRKQLFHLLDTSSDFMPLLDHILWPVIVAGAAVPTESVESQMLVEMYLLNSVRDPYTGGCTRVALATMRSFWSSGKRKWDDCFDKPHAWMI, encoded by the exons ATGACAATCTCCAAAGGGCCGCAGTGCTGGGAGTGTCTGCGCCGCGACTCGCCCTGCGATGGCAAGACGCCGATATGCGGCAACTGCAGCTCCGCCGGCATGGTCTGCCCCGGCTTCACCAACAACCGGCCGCTGACGTGGCTGCGCACCGGCATGGTCTCGCGGATCCCGAAGAAGGGCAAGCCGGCGGCCCGGCCGAGTGCGACGGCTACAGCTACGGCTGCGGCGCGAGACTCGAGACGGCGCAGCATCCCGAGCAGCTCGACCGCGGGgacggcatcgccaaagccCAAGGCGAGCACGCCGCCGCGGTCTCGGATCAGGAAGACGGCGGCTAACAAGAGCGATCGAGGCAGCGATGCTGGCACTCCGTCCGGGGCATCATCCTCTGGCTGTAGTAGCGGCGACTCGCCTCCGGattcaacaacaacaacaacaacagtcGTTAACAAGGCGGCCCCGAGTAGAGGCGGCgacaaagacgaagatggaggCTCTTCTCAGCGCTCAGGAGATCCGAGACACCAGCTTGTTGCCTGCAGGAATCGATCTGGCAATAGCCCTGCGGATGGCGCTATGCAGATCCATGTAACGGCTATTCCTCCCGACCTAAGACCGCAGGATTGGGACTATATCGACGCCATAAAGATGT ACAACAACCAACTGCTTCCAAGGCTGCGCGCACGGCAGATTATACAGAATCCCGCTTGGGTCGTCGAACTAAATGGCGAGGCCCTCCAGTCTCTCTCGGTTGCAAACCGCCACTGCTTTCTTGCCATTGCAGTTGGCTATCACATCATGTATGTGACGCTAAAGAACGACCTCAGCCTGGAACCCGCAACTACCGGGCCGGCGGCTCATTTGTGGTGGAAATTCTACCTTCACATTAATACGTCTATAAGCGCTCTCAATGATGATATCCAGCAGAGCTTCCCAAATATCCTCAGCATATTCTCTAGCATGGCGCAGTTGATGAGTGCAGAT ATCTTGCTCTTTAATTCAAAATCTTGGCGCGTCCATGCCGATGCCTATCTCCTACTGATCAAACTCTGCGGCGGcctcaagaagctgatgaacTCCTCCACAACCCCGTTGCTGATGCAAAGCTTTGTCAT TGGTGTCACTGTTTTCAACACCACAAGCCCGAGCAATGGACTGATGGTCGACGCCTGCAACTTTGACGTCGACGATGTCATGACCATATACGATTTCGGCAGCAGCCCGCTGTTTTACTGTCCTGCGCCCTTGTTCAAAGAAATGTTTCTCATCAACCGCCTCCGAcaagaagccgccaaaggcgATTCGCAACCCAGTCTCTGCGCAATACTCGAACGAATCGACGCATACCCCGTCCAAACCATGACCGACTCCGTGGACGCCAGGAAAGCCAAAGACCTCCAACTCGTCTCGCTGCTTTTCAAATCCGCAGTGGCCGTCTTTGGCTCCATGACGCTGTCCTGCACGTCCGAGTGCTCCTCTCGCACGTCATGCGCAGAGCTTGAGAAAACCCACCGCAAGCAGCTGTTTCATCTTCTCGACACCTCGTCCGACTTCATGCCGCTCCTCGACCATATCCTGTGGCCGGTGATTGTGGCCGGTGCTGCTGTACCCACCGAGTCTGTAGAGAGCCAGATGCTGGTGGAGATGTACTTGCTGAACAGCGTGCGGGATCCTTATACGGGAGGGTGCACCAGAGTGGCGttggcgacgatgaggagTTTCTGGTCTTCGGGGAAGAGGAAGTGGGATGACTGCTTTGACAAGCCTCATGCGTGGATGATATAG